CCGGGGATGATCCGGCCCGCCTCGTCGGTGAACCCCTCATGGGCGCGGTCGACGATATCGGCGTGCCAGCGGGCCTTGATGAATGCGATACGGGGAGTGGTTGTCTTGGTCATCGTTTAGGAACCTTCCGTTCAATTGCGTCAGGTCCCAGAGCATGAGCCATGACCAGCCCATGGGAAGGGGATCGGCCACGGTTCTCTTCCATCCGGACTATACCGTCGGCCCCGGAATTTCACCGGATCTGCTGACCCTTCCCGAAAGGAAGGCGCTCGCGGGCTATCACCGCCGGTGGGGAATTGCACCCCGCCCTGAGAACGGGAATCGCATAGCACGACATATCGGCCTCGCCAAGAGATATTGCGACGGTCGCGTCTCGGACAAAAGTCGGATGAAATTTGTCCAGCAAACCGCCTCACGAGGTCACGGCTGCACCATCGCCGCATTCCATTCCGCCAGAAGGCCGGCCCTGCGCAGCTGGTCGTCATAGACCAGCAGTCCTGTATCCAGCCTGATCGGCCGCAGATGGATCGACGGTTTCGGTCCGGTTTCGGGGATCAGGGCGACATTGGCACTGGCCGCGATCTTGCGCTGTGCCGGTTCCGACAGCAGGTAGGACAAAAGATCGGTCGCATCCTGGGAATTGGGCGCGTTCGTGGGCACCAATGCCGAACGAACGATGGCCAGCGTATAATCCTCGAGCGCGACCCGGACGATATCGGGATCTTCGGGTGCGAACCGCGCCGCGTAGCTGGCCACGACATTGTAGGCGATGGCGACGCGGCCCGCGCGCAATTCGTCGATCATCTCGCCGGAACAGCAGAAAAGACGCGCATTCAGGCGTCCCATGACCTCGGCAAGGCGCCAGAAGCCTTCGGATTGGCGGCTGTCCTGCGAGATCAGGAAATAGCCCACACCGGATTCCTGGGGATCGTAGCTGGCGATACGTCCGTCGAACCGCTCGGGATGTTCGCGAAGCATCGCAATCAGATCGCGGCGCGTCCGCGGCACCGGCAGATCGCCCAGCCCCTGCCGCGACGCCAATGTCACGACCGGCTCAAGCCCCACGCCATAAAGCTGATCCCGCCAGCGCGCCCAGCTTGGCAAGGCCCCGGTTTCAGGCGAGATCGAAGCGGCGAACCCGTCATTGGCCAGCTTCATCTGCAGATCCATGGCCGAGGACATGACAAGGTCGAAAGGCACGCGCTCTTCATGAATGGCGCGAAACACCTCGACACTGGCGGCCTGCTCATACCGAATCCGCTGGTTCGGATGGCTGGCGATGTAGTCTTCGAGCACCGGAGCGATGGAGTCCAGATCGGTCGTCGACAGCACAGAGATCTCGCGCCCGCCTTCGGGGCCGAAATAACGCTCTTCCTCGACCTCGTATGCGGCGGCGGATGCCGCCAGCGTCAGGAAGAGGAAGGCGGCTCGGATAGCGGCAAGAACAGGATCGCGCATGTGCCCCTCTCTGCTCGGGATTTCAGGGTGAAGCGGCCACCATGCGCGGCCGCGACTTCGTTCACGATGGTCAGGCCGAGGCCCGAGCCGACAACATCGCCGACATTGCTGCCCCGGCGGAAACGGGCGGTCAGATCGTCATCTCCGGGACCGAGCCCCCTGCCCTCGTCCAACACCGTCAATTCGGCCATGCCGTCGCGGCGGGTCAGGCGGACCAGCACCTCACCCTCGTCCCGCGAATATTTCAGCGCGTTGTCGAGGATATTGCGCAGCGCAACCTCGATCATCCGTTCGTCCCCCGAAACCTGGCAGGCTGCATCCAGCCCCTCTGCGCGCATGTCGATCTCGCGCATCTCGGCGATGGGCCGGACGGATTGCAATACAGCCGCAGACAGAGCCGCGAAATCGACGGGCGCGGCAGAGAACTGGTCGCTGCGATAAAGCACCGTCGCATGATCGAGGATCTGGTTGGCCGAACGGCTGCTTTCCCCGATCGCGCGGACCATCCGGCGCAGCCGTTGTCGGGTCGCCTCGTCCGAAGTTTCCGCCAGCGCGATCTCGGCCTCGGTGCGGACCAGTGAAAGCGGCGTCCGGATGCGATGAGCAGCCTCGAAGATGAAGGTTTCGGCCAGCGCGAGCGTGCCGCGCAGCCGGGCAATGAAGCCGTTCAGGGCACCGACCAGCGGCAGCAATTCCTGCGGAGTCGGATGCCTGACCGGACGCAGATCATGCGGGCCACGCCGCGCGACCGCCTTCGCCAGACGATCGACGGGCCGGATCACCGCCCGCGCCGCCCAGAGCGCGAGCGGCAGGGCCAGGACGAAAAACCCCAGCCCTATCCATGCCGAGCTGCGGGCAGTCTCGCGCGCAATGGCCGCCTGGCCATAGCGGGTCTGACCCAGCACCACGGTGATCTCTTCGATCCTCGTATCCACCAGAACGCGGCGCGAGATCGCGGCCAGGCGCAACCGGTTGCCGCGATAATCCGCATCCCAGAACACCGGGGACAGATCGCCGGGCACCTCGGGAGCCGGGGGCAGATTGCCGTAACCGGTAATCAGCCGTTCCTCCGTGGACAGGCTGTAGAATACCCGCTCGTCCCCCATCGCGCCCAGCATCGAGAATGTCGCATAGGGCAGATCGAGCTCCAGCCCTTCATCCACCGGACGCAACCCGTCTCCGATCGAGATGACGGCCGCGCCCAGAACAGCGTCCTGACTGGCACGGGAGGCGCGCTCTGCCGCGAATCGAACCGCGAAGAACAGCGCAAGGACAAGTAACGCGGACAGGGCGACGAATTGCCAGATCAGCCGCCTGCGCAAGGAAAAACGGGCCGGTCGTGCCGCGCCGGGCCTCATTCCGGTATCAGCCGGTAGCCGACACCCCGAAGCGTTTCCAGCCTTGCGCCGGACCCCTCCAGCTTGCGACGCAGGCGGGCAATATAAACCTCGATGGCGTTATCGCTGACTTCTTCGTCAAAGGAGAACAGGCGATCGATCAGATGCGCCTTGGAATAGGTCTGACCGGGGCGCGAGAGCAGGATTTCAAGCAGCCGCAATTCCCGTGCGCGCAGTTCCCGCACCTCCTCGCCGATGCTCAGCGTGGCGGCCAGCGCATCGAAGACAAAACCCGCGTAATGCTGTCGACTATCTGCAACCCCGGCATGGCGGCGACGCAAAACCGCCCGGCAACGGGCCTGAAGTTCGGCAAAATCGAAGGGCTTGGTGATATAATCATCCGCACCCTGATCCAGCGTGTTCACGCGATCGCTGACCGAAGCACTGGCCGTCATCATGATGACAGGGGTATCGTGCCGGGCCATCCTCTCACGCCGAAGAAAATCTCGTCCGTCGCCATCAGGAAGAGAAATATCTAGCAATATCAGATCATAAGGGGCTGATTTTAGAAACTCCCCGGCCTCGGACAAACTTGCTGCCCGGTCGACGCCATGCCCATCCATCGCCAGCCGCGAGACCACGGCAGCCGCCAGTTCATCACTGTCTTCAACCAACAGAAATCGCATTCGCTCAACTTTAAGGCAGCACGTGACAGGTTCATGTCAGCTTTTCATCAAATTGTAGTTATCGCAATCCCGCGATCCGTCGCGGGGGAACCAAATCCTATGGGAGGATATCATGAAGAACTGGACCCGTGCGGCCGCTGCCGCAATTTTGACGAGTATCGCTGTGCCTGCGGCCGCCGAGGAATGCATTGCCCCCGCCAATCCGGGCGGTGGATGGGATTTCACCTGCCGTCAGATCGGCCGGATCATGACCGAACTGGGTGTCGTGCCTGACCTGGTGCAGGTCACCAACCTTGCCGGTGCCGGCGGAGGCGTGGCCTATTCGCAGGTCGTGAATGAACGCAATAACGATCCGGATGTCTTCATCGCAGCGTCATCTGCGACCACCACGCGCCTCGCCCAGAACGCCTTTGGCGGCGCAACGCCCGACCAGGTCCGTTGGGTCGGCACCATCGGTGGCGATCCCGGCGTGATCGTGGTGGCAGCCGACAGCGAATATGAAAGCCTGACCGACCTGGTCGAGGCGATCAAGGCCGATCCCTCTTCCGTGGCCTTCGCGGGCGGTTCGGCCGTGGGCGGTTTCGATCACCTGAAAGTCCTGATGACGCTGGACAAGGCCGGCTTCACGGATATCCGCAAGGTCAAGTATATCGGTGTCGATGGCGGCGCGGATGCCATCACCCAGACCGTGGGCGGTTTCGCGCAGGCGATGACCGGCGATCTGTCGGAAATCACCGGCTTCATCAAGTCCGGCGATGTGCGGCCCATCGCAGTGCTGTCGGAAGAGCGGGTGGAAGGTTTCGAGGACGTGCCGACCGCCAAGGAGCAGGGCATCGATATCGTCGCAATGAACTGGCGCGGCGTCTATGTGCCCAAGGATATCAGCGACGAGGACTACCAGAAATGGGTCGATGCGCTGAAGCAGGTCGGCGAAAGCGAGGAATGGCAGAAGGTCATGACCGAGAACGGCCTTGCGCCCTACAGCATCTATGGCGATGAATTCGAGACCTTCGTGGCTGACAATATCGCCCAGATCCAGAAGATCTCGAAAGATATCGGGTTGCTGCAATGATCCGTGGCGACCGTATCTTCGGAGCGGTCATGATCGTGCTGGCGTTGGGGTATATCCTCACCGCCAGTCGTATCGGGACCAGCTTCATGTCCGACCCGGTCGGGCCGCGCGTCTTTCCCTACATGGTCGCGGGGGTGATCATCCTGTGCTCGGTGAGCATGATCCTGCGCCCCGATCCCGACGCTGAATGGCCCGCCGGACCGATGTTGCTGCAACTGGGCATCGCCTTTGCCGCGTTGATCGGATACGCTTTTGCAATCAAGCCATTGGGTTTCATCCTGCCAACGGTGATCGTCGCAGGTATCCTGAGCTGGCAGATCGGCGGCCGCCCCATGCGCGCTGCGATTTCCGGCATCGGGCTGGGCATTGGGCTCTTCGTGCTCTTCCGGGTCATACTTGGCCTGGGGCTCAGGGGCCTACCCGCAGGCTGGGGGTTCTGAACCATGGATATTCTGAACAATCTCGCGATGGGCTTTTCCATCGCCGCCTCTCCCTACACGCTGCTCTTGGCGGTGATCGGCTGTTTCGTCGGCACGATCATCGGCGCCCTGCCCGGGCTTGGTCCGGCAAACGGCGTGGCACTGCTGATCCCGATCTCGTTCTCGATGGGTCTGGATGCGATCCCGGCCCTCGTGCTGCTGACCTCGGTCTATTACGGGGCGATGTATGGCGGGCGGATCAGCTCCATCCTGCTGAACATTCCCGGCGACGAACCGGCGATGATGACGACGCTGGACGGCTATCCCATGGCCAAGCAGGGCAAGGCCGGCGAGGCGCTGGTCGTATCGGGCGTGGCCTCTTTCGTTGGTGCATTCGTCGCCACGATCGGGCTGATGATCTTTGCCCCCTACCTGGCCCGCGTCGCCTTCAAGTTCGGCCCGGCGGAATATTTCGCGCTTTACATGCTGGCCTTCTGTACGCTTGGCGGGATCGGATCGAACAACCAGGCCAAGGCTGCGATGGCTGCCGCAATCGGTCTTGGCATTGCCATGATCGGGCTGGACAAGACCACCGGCATGCCGCGCTTTACCTTTGGTGAATTGCATCTCCAGGACGGGGTGGATTTCCTTGTCGCCATCGTCGGGCTGTTCGCCGTCGCCGAAGTGTTCTTCTTCATCGAGACCCACGGCAAGAACAGCGCCATCGGCGTGAAGCTGGGAAAGATCCTCGTGCCATGGCGGATGCTGAAACAGACCTCGGGCGCGATGATGCGCGGCACCGGGATCGGCTTCATCGCCGGGGTGCTGCCGGGAGCGGGTGCGTCACTGGGTTCATTCCTCGCCTATACGGCCGAGAAATCCGCAGCGCGCGACAAGTCACAATTCGGCAAGGGCGATCCCCGCGGTGTCGCCGCGCCGGAGGCTGGCAACAACTCTGCCGCCGGTGGTGCGCTGGTGCCGATGCTGACGCTTGGTGTGCCGGGATCGGGCACGACCGCAGTGCTGCTGGCGCTGCTGCTGACGCTCAACATCACGCCGGGGCCGCTGCTGTTCACCGAACGGCCCGAGGTCGTCTGGTCGCTGATCGCGGCGCTGCTGATCGCCAATATCGTGCTGCTCTTGATGAACGTACCGATGGTCAAGGTCTTCGTGCATATCCTGTCGGTCCCGGCATGGATCCTGCTGCCGGGCGTGACCATGGTCGCCTTCGTGGGCATCTACTCGCTGACCGGTTCCAGCTTCGACATGCTGATGATGGTTGGTTTCGGGGTGTTGGGCTATATCATGCGCAAGCTTGAAATCCCGACGGTTCCGGTGATCCTCGGCATCCTGCTGGGCAACGCGATGGAGGACAACCTGCGCCGCGCCATGGTGCTGTCGGACGGGGACTGGACCTTCCTGTTCAGCTCGCCTATCGCAGTCGGGCTGTGGATCGCGGCGGTTCTCGGCTTCATTGCGCCGATCTTCCTGCGGCAATTCCTGAAGAAGCCGCCGCTGCCGGAAACCGAACCCAAGGTAGGAGACTGACATGCCGACTCGCGTTCTGGTGCCTTCGGGCGTTCTTGGTCTCGGCTTCGACCGCAAGGCGCTGACACGCGGGGTGGCCATGAAGCCCGACATCATCTGCATCGACGGAGGGTCCACGGATAGTGGGCCCTTCAGTCTTGGCGCCGGGCAGTCGAAATATTCCCGCGCCGCGACCAAATCCGAATGGCGCATCCTGATGCAGGCCCGCGCCGAGGCCGGCGTGCCGCTGGTCATCGGCACCGCAGGCACCTGCGGCACCGACAGCACGGTGGACTGGATGCACGACATCACCACCGAACTGGCCGAAGAGTTGGGGCAAAGCCTGAAAATCGCACGGCTTTATTCCGGCCAGCCGGCAGGGCGGATCGCCCGGGCGCTTGAGGCCGGGGATGTCACCCCGCTCACCCCGGCCCCCGAGATCCGGCTGGACGACCTGACCAATATCGTCGCCCTGGCCGGGGCCGAGCAGATACAGGCCGCGCTCGCCACCGGCGCCGATATCGTCATCGCGGGCCGCACCACCGATACCGCGACCATTGCCGCCCTGCCGCTCTCGCGCGGGGATGCCGCCGGGGGTGCTTGGCACGGCGCCAAGATCGCCGAATGCGGGGCGTTGTGCTCGACCAACCCGACCTCTGGCGTGATCATGGTGGATTTCGACACGGATGGTTTCACGGTCGAACCCATGGCCGAGAATGCCGCCTGTACCCCGCATTCGGTCTCGGCCCATATGCTCTACGAGAATTCCGATCCGTTCCAACTTTATGAACCGGGCGGGTATCTGAACGTGACGAGCGCGCGCTATACCGCGCTGGACCATCGCCGCGTGCGGGTGGAGGGCTCGGAATGGGTGCCCGGCCCCTATACGGTCAAGCTGGAGGGCGCGCGCATCGCCGGATATCAGACCACGATCCTCGCCATCCTGCGTGACGCCCATTACGTGAAAAACGCCCAGGCATGGGTCGAGCGGCTGACCACCTACCTGACCGGCGAGATCGAGAGCCGGATGGGGCTGACGCAAGGCGATTACGGCCTCGAATTCCGGCTGATCGGGGTGAACGGGGCGCTTGGACAGCTCGAGAACCGTGCCGGCGATCCGGTCGAGATCGGGGTGCTGGGCATCATCACAGCGACCTCTCAACCCATCGCCGCCGAGATCGGCAAGCTGATCAATCCCTTCGTGTTGCATTACCCGCTGACCGATAGCGAGGAATTGCCGACCTTCGCATTCCCCTATTCCCCCGCGACGACCGACCGGGGCCCATTGTATGAGTTCGCGCTGAACCATGTCATGCGGCTGAAAGACCCGATGGAGGCGTTCCGGATCGAACTCAGCCAGATCGGCGCGGAGGTTCCGGCATGAGGCTTGGCGATCTCGTCCTGAAACTGCGTTCCAAGAATGCCGGCCCGTTCTGGGTCACCATCGACATCTTCTGCGACACGCCCGAGATCTTTCGGCAGGTCCGCTACAACCTGCCCACCCGCACGGTCGCAGAATTGTATCAGGTGCCCGAGCAACTGCTGAAACGCTTCGACATCGAGGACCTGCGGGTCGTCAAGTTCAGCATTCCGCGTCCGGTGGTGCAAGGTTCCGCCGCCGATCGCGACATGCACGGCGCCCAATATGCCGCGTTGCTGGAAGAATATGAGTTCGACTAAACGCCGTATCCTGACCTTTACACTCGCCGCCATTGGCGCAGGAATCTTCCTGCTCTTCGGCCTGCCCCTGCCCATGCTTCTGGGTCCCATGCTGGCCTGCCTGATCGCGGCGCTAGCTGGTGCGCCCCTGATGGGAGCGGGCAGTTTCGCCGTCTTCATGCGGACCTTCCTGGGCGTCGCGGTGGGCGCCTCGATTACCCCCCAGGTCCTGGGTCAGCTGCCGGGCTTCGCCGCCTCGCTGGCCTTCGTGCCGCTGTTCATCGCGATCATCGCGTTGATCGGTTATCCGATGTTCCGCCGGGTCTTCGGTTTCGATCACCCGACAGCGTGGTATGCGGCTATGCCCGGCGGGCTGCAGGACATGCTGGTCTT
This region of Paracoccus saliphilus genomic DNA includes:
- a CDS encoding Bug family tripartite tricarboxylate transporter substrate binding protein, translating into MKNWTRAAAAAILTSIAVPAAAEECIAPANPGGGWDFTCRQIGRIMTELGVVPDLVQVTNLAGAGGGVAYSQVVNERNNDPDVFIAASSATTTRLAQNAFGGATPDQVRWVGTIGGDPGVIVVAADSEYESLTDLVEAIKADPSSVAFAGGSAVGGFDHLKVLMTLDKAGFTDIRKVKYIGVDGGADAITQTVGGFAQAMTGDLSEITGFIKSGDVRPIAVLSEERVEGFEDVPTAKEQGIDIVAMNWRGVYVPKDISDEDYQKWVDALKQVGESEEWQKVMTENGLAPYSIYGDEFETFVADNIAQIQKISKDIGLLQ
- a CDS encoding tripartite tricarboxylate transporter permease yields the protein MDILNNLAMGFSIAASPYTLLLAVIGCFVGTIIGALPGLGPANGVALLIPISFSMGLDAIPALVLLTSVYYGAMYGGRISSILLNIPGDEPAMMTTLDGYPMAKQGKAGEALVVSGVASFVGAFVATIGLMIFAPYLARVAFKFGPAEYFALYMLAFCTLGGIGSNNQAKAAMAAAIGLGIAMIGLDKTTGMPRFTFGELHLQDGVDFLVAIVGLFAVAEVFFFIETHGKNSAIGVKLGKILVPWRMLKQTSGAMMRGTGIGFIAGVLPGAGASLGSFLAYTAEKSAARDKSQFGKGDPRGVAAPEAGNNSAAGGALVPMLTLGVPGSGTTAVLLALLLTLNITPGPLLFTERPEVVWSLIAALLIANIVLLLMNVPMVKVFVHILSVPAWILLPGVTMVAFVGIYSLTGSSFDMLMMVGFGVLGYIMRKLEIPTVPVILGILLGNAMEDNLRRAMVLSDGDWTFLFSSPIAVGLWIAAVLGFIAPIFLRQFLKKPPLPETEPKVGD
- a CDS encoding tripartite tricarboxylate transporter TctB family protein, which encodes MIRGDRIFGAVMIVLALGYILTASRIGTSFMSDPVGPRVFPYMVAGVIILCSVSMILRPDPDAEWPAGPMLLQLGIAFAALIGYAFAIKPLGFILPTVIVAGILSWQIGGRPMRAAISGIGLGIGLFVLFRVILGLGLRGLPAGWGF
- a CDS encoding DUF4387 family protein, giving the protein MRLGDLVLKLRSKNAGPFWVTIDIFCDTPEIFRQVRYNLPTRTVAELYQVPEQLLKRFDIEDLRVVKFSIPRPVVQGSAADRDMHGAQYAALLEEYEFD
- a CDS encoding sensor histidine kinase; amino-acid sequence: MRPGAARPARFSLRRRLIWQFVALSALLVLALFFAVRFAAERASRASQDAVLGAAVISIGDGLRPVDEGLELDLPYATFSMLGAMGDERVFYSLSTEERLITGYGNLPPAPEVPGDLSPVFWDADYRGNRLRLAAISRRVLVDTRIEEITVVLGQTRYGQAAIARETARSSAWIGLGFFVLALPLALWAARAVIRPVDRLAKAVARRGPHDLRPVRHPTPQELLPLVGALNGFIARLRGTLALAETFIFEAAHRIRTPLSLVRTEAEIALAETSDEATRQRLRRMVRAIGESSRSANQILDHATVLYRSDQFSAAPVDFAALSAAVLQSVRPIAEMREIDMRAEGLDAACQVSGDERMIEVALRNILDNALKYSRDEGEVLVRLTRRDGMAELTVLDEGRGLGPGDDDLTARFRRGSNVGDVVGSGLGLTIVNEVAAAHGGRFTLKSRAERGTCAILFLPLSEPPSSS
- a CDS encoding ABC transporter substrate-binding protein, yielding MRDPVLAAIRAAFLFLTLAASAAAYEVEEERYFGPEGGREISVLSTTDLDSIAPVLEDYIASHPNQRIRYEQAASVEVFRAIHEERVPFDLVMSSAMDLQMKLANDGFAASISPETGALPSWARWRDQLYGVGLEPVVTLASRQGLGDLPVPRTRRDLIAMLREHPERFDGRIASYDPQESGVGYFLISQDSRQSEGFWRLAEVMGRLNARLFCCSGEMIDELRAGRVAIAYNVVASYAARFAPEDPDIVRVALEDYTLAIVRSALVPTNAPNSQDATDLLSYLLSEPAQRKIAASANVALIPETGPKPSIHLRPIRLDTGLLVYDDQLRRAGLLAEWNAAMVQP
- a CDS encoding acyclic terpene utilization AtuA family protein, whose translation is MPTRVLVPSGVLGLGFDRKALTRGVAMKPDIICIDGGSTDSGPFSLGAGQSKYSRAATKSEWRILMQARAEAGVPLVIGTAGTCGTDSTVDWMHDITTELAEELGQSLKIARLYSGQPAGRIARALEAGDVTPLTPAPEIRLDDLTNIVALAGAEQIQAALATGADIVIAGRTTDTATIAALPLSRGDAAGGAWHGAKIAECGALCSTNPTSGVIMVDFDTDGFTVEPMAENAACTPHSVSAHMLYENSDPFQLYEPGGYLNVTSARYTALDHRRVRVEGSEWVPGPYTVKLEGARIAGYQTTILAILRDAHYVKNAQAWVERLTTYLTGEIESRMGLTQGDYGLEFRLIGVNGALGQLENRAGDPVEIGVLGIITATSQPIAAEIGKLINPFVLHYPLTDSEELPTFAFPYSPATTDRGPLYEFALNHVMRLKDPMEAFRIELSQIGAEVPA
- a CDS encoding response regulator transcription factor, with the translated sequence MRFLLVEDSDELAAAVVSRLAMDGHGVDRAASLSEAGEFLKSAPYDLILLDISLPDGDGRDFLRRERMARHDTPVIMMTASASVSDRVNTLDQGADDYITKPFDFAELQARCRAVLRRRHAGVADSRQHYAGFVFDALAATLSIGEEVRELRARELRLLEILLSRPGQTYSKAHLIDRLFSFDEEVSDNAIEVYIARLRRKLEGSGARLETLRGVGYRLIPE